The following proteins are co-located in the Primulina tabacum isolate GXHZ01 chromosome 11, ASM2559414v2, whole genome shotgun sequence genome:
- the LOC142519828 gene encoding uncharacterized protein LOC142519828 gives MISGGSTDGDSNRARKARSRRECLEVDGGRKDEPVISFGPEDLRGVSLPHNDALVIQARVANYDVLRVFVDNGSSVIVIFKEALVQMDLQEYQLEAVETALFGFSGHAVYPEGEITLPLTLGTGDLRKTVMTIFTVVDAPSSYNIILGRPAMNEMRAMASTYHHKIKFPVGGQVGEVKGDQPSSRRCYGETVRVDQKKEKREGKEKECQEGAKEREVHFVAEEEQ, from the coding sequence ATGATCTCGGGAGGGTCAACAGATGGTGATTCCAATCGAGCCCGGAAAGCAAGGAGTAGGAGGGAGTGTTTGGAGGTCGATGGAGGGAGGAAAGACGAGCCAGTCATAAGCTTTGGACCAGAGGACCTCAGAGGAGTTAGTCTACCTCACAATGACGCTCTTGTCATTCAGGCCCGAGTGGCTAACTATGATGTGTTGAGAGTATTTGTTGACAATGGCAGCTCGGTCATTGTCATTTTTAAGGAGGCGCTGGtccaaatggatttacaagaataTCAATTAGAGGCAGTTGAGACTGCCTTGTTTGGTTTCTCTGGACATGCTGTGTACCCTGAGGGGGAAATCACTCTACCCCTGACCCTGGGCACAGGAGACCTGAGGAAGACAGTGATGACTATTTTTACAGTGGTGGATGCCCCATCCTCGTACAATATCATATTGGGAAGGCCGGCCATGAATGAGATGAGAGCCATGGCCTCCACTTATCACCATAAAATCAAGTTCCCGGTGGGAGGACAGGTTGGAGAAGTTAAGGGAGATCAGCCTTCTTCTCGGAGGTGTTATGGGGAGACAGTCCGGGTAGATCAAAAGAAGGAAAAGAGGGAAGGGAAGGAGAAAGAATGTCAAGAAGGGGCCAAGGAGAGAGAAGTGCACTTTGTCGCTGAGGAAGAACAATAA
- the LOC142518966 gene encoding uncharacterized protein LOC142518966, whose product MPSPPIPRSKSAPYIGSPKSPSNASNSVRTTRSTGSPIIVWPKKLSDLITRKAENPHLTEESLQEFNRSNAEARQSTSSPYYKGLTDFSLVINREKLSGSSPGRESHAGSSISSGSKSSFVVKVQEWSSSCFTSKKHEKNSSSLSSSTWTKSSQDARTRTSSSSSYTKIKETGETVAKIKTKVFTNHRNKVRFGTWESEENLSLPTTEKPLRERDPEPSMLPWPPPTAQPEESLPYPQPQIILQTAQPLPSTPPPPPPKVSLQPMVDASLSRTPVGEGLTNEIEKTENERKYVWADRYRPLWLQDFLCNRETARSLQATVRNWGNKTEECSHFIFEGNPGVGKRTMIWAFLREAFGEEKVQVQIFPIKNKKYKYN is encoded by the coding sequence ATGCCAAGTCCCCCGATTCCACGTTCCAAATCTGCACCATATATTGGCAGCCCAAAATCTCCTTCTAACGCGAGTAATTCAGTTCGAACAACTCGTTCGACAGGCTCACCGATAATCGTCTGGCCAAAGAAATTGAGCGACCTCATCACAAGGAAAGCCGAGAATCCTCACCTAACAGAGGAGAGTCTCCAGGAGTTTAATAGGAGTAATGCAGAAGCAAGGCAAAGTACCAGCAGTCCGTATTATAAAGGCTTGACAGACTTTTCACTTGTTATAAATAGAGAAAAATTGTCGGGGTCGAGCCCCGGGAGAGAAAGCCATGCTGGCAGTTCCATCAGCTCTGGTTCCAAGTCGAGTTTTGTTGTGAAAGTGCAAGAATGGAGTTCGTCTTGCTTTACCTCGAAAAAGCATGAGAAGAACTCTTCGTCATTGAGTTCTTCTACATGGACCAAAAGCTCTCAGGATGCTCGTACCAGGACTTCATCTTCATCATCATACACGAAAATCAAAGAAACAGGAGAGACAGTAGCAAAAATAAAGACCAAGGTTTTTACGAATCATAGGAATAAAGTCAGGTTCGGAACCTGGGAGAGTGAAGAGAACCTAAGTTTACCAACAACAGAGAAGCCATTGAGGGAGAGAGATCCTGAACCGTCCATGCTGCCATGGCCACCACCCACTGCACAACCGGAAGAATCATTGCCGTATCCACAACCACAAATAATACTACAAACTGCACAACCATTGCCCTcaacaccaccaccaccaccaccaaaaGTATCATTACAACCAATGGTAGATGCATCACTGTCTCGGACCCCAGTTGGTGAAGGACTGACGAATGAGATAGAAAAAacagaaaatgaaagaaaatatgtGTGGGCAGACAGATATAGGCCATTATGGTTGCAAGATTTTCTATGCAATAGAGAGACAGCACGTAGCCTTCAGGCCACCGTGAGGAACTGGGGCAATAAAACAGAAGAATGTAGCCATTTCATATTCGAGGGAAACCCAGGCGTGGGAAAGAGAACAATGATTTGGGCCTTTCTCAGAGAAGCTTTTGGAGAAGAAAAAGTACAGGTACAAATATTTccaataaaaaacaaaaagtaCAAGTATAATTGA